The genomic region CTCCAAGTATATTCCGGATTTGGAATTTGCTCCGAGTGCGACCGTCGCTTACGAAGAAGGAATCGTATTCGCGGTAAGCACGGATAACGTGTCCGGCAAAGAGTCGCAACGTGATTTGATCGTACAACGATACGATGAAGACGGAAAACAACTTTGGAAGAAAAAATTCGGAACCCCCGGAGTGGAAGATATGGCGATTTCCATTCTGAAACTTTCGGACGGCAATCTGCTCCTTTCGGGAGGGATTTCCGGAGGCGGAAAAGACGCGGTCTGGCTTTTGAAACTTTCTCCGAAAGGCGACACGATCTGGGAAACCAAACAACGATTAGGCGGGCATAACTTTATGGGTCCGATCGTCGAATCCGACGATCAGGGATTTTTCGGAGTCCTTTCCGACGGAGAAGGTCCGATGACCTTGATTCGGTTCGACGCGACCGGCAAAAAAATCTCCGAGAAAAAACATTCTCAACGATTGTATATGGCGAACAAAATTCTGAAAAACGATAAGGGCTACGTTATTCTTTCTTATACGAAGAAAAAACCCGCGTTGTATATCGATTCGCTTTTGATTCAAACGGACCGGGACGGAAACGTTTCAAAGGAAGCAATTCGAAAAAATTTCCCGTAGCTTGTCGGAGCTACGACGGAACGGCGCGAGGATTTTACTTTACAAAAGTTGAATTTTCTGTTAGTGGAAAACTCGCCGAAGTTTTAAAACTCAGCGCCTCGCTCTCTACGGATCGCTCGTCACCTCTCCACCTCCACCCTGTGTTGCGACCCATAGGGAGCAACACATTGAGTTAGAGGGCCACCAACCTTTTACAAAAAAGTCGTCGGACGTACGACAGAGTTCTTCACTTCGGTTTTTTGACGAAACGAAAACAATCCGTCGTATGATCCATGACCATTCCGGTCGCCTGCATAAAAGCGTAACAAATCGTGGAACCCACGAATTTAAAACCTCTCTTTTTGAGAGCCTTGCTCATCGCGTCCGATTGCGAAGTGCTACTCGGCACTTCCTTTTTCGTTTTCCAAACGTTGTAAACGGTTTTATGATTCGTAAAACCCCAGATATAACGGTCGAAAGAACCGTATTCTTTTTGAATATTCAAAATTTCTTGTGCGTTTTTGACCGCGGAACGGATCTTTAACTCATTTCGAACGATTCCTTCGTCCTTTAAAAGAGCCTGAATTTTCTTTTCTTTGTAAGAAGCGACCTGATCGAGGTCGAAGTTATCGAATGCTTTTCGATAGCCGTCGCGCTTTTTAAGAATGGTGATCCAAGAAAGTCCGGCCTGCGCTCCTTCCAAAATCAAAAACTCGAACAAGGTTCGATCGTCGTGAACCGGAGTCCCCCATTCTTCGTCGTGATACTGAATGTAATTCGGATCGTCCGTCGCCCAAGCACAACGTATGATTTCTTTTTTCATCTCCGCCAAGCGCTCCTTAGAAAGAAAAACCGTTTCCATAAACATTCTTTTCAATTTTGCAAATCATTTTTCTTAAATTGGTCCGACAAACGATCGAACAAAAAAAGAATTGAATTTCAAAAATAGAACATCCGATTCCGAAACGGATTCAATCCAAAAATGAAAAGCGAAACCTTCCGTTTTCGTCGGGAGAAATTTCCAAAACTTTTTCGATCGCGTCCACGTTCAAAGGTCCGTAAATATGAGGAAATATATTCTTTCCATCCTCTTTGGAAAACTTGGAAGAACTCGAAGCCTCGAACTTCAACGGGGATTTCAATCGATCCGTGTTCACGAACAAAAGAACCAAATCCTTTCTCGCGGCGAAAATCCGATTGGCCGTGTCCTCGACCTGATTTTTTTTGGAACTGTGGATAAAACCTTCGGAACTTAATGAATCCGTAATATAGAATCCCTTTTCCAAAGCCTCTTCGTAGTCCTTTTTGGAGGCGATGTTATAGATGATGTTTTCGGAAGAACTTACCATCTCGCAATATGATCTTCGGCCCAACCCTGACCGTTGGAGATTTTATATTCGTTCTTACCGAGACGAATCACACCTTCGAACTTTCCGATCATCTGATGAACCGAAGAAACGAGAATCCCCGTATTGGTCGCGGCCTTTCTGTGAAACTCCGGAACGAACTGAAGATCGATCGCCTGAGAATCCTTCGTATAAAGTCTCCAAGGTTTCATCCAGTTTTCACGATCGATTTCAAAAACCGCGTCGGAAGGAATTTTATAAATTCTTCCGTTGATCAAGATCGCGTTTTCGGTCGTGCCCGTATCGTCCGTCCAACCCGCGCCCAAGTTCATCGCGATCCGATCCCCCGCGTTAGGCGCCACCATCGAAGCCCAATTCCATTTCGTGGAATAAGGCCAAACCCCTCTTCCATAATCCAAACAAGCAAAGGAAGAATCGGGACTGAATTTATATTCCATCGCTCCGTAACGAACGGTTCCTTCCGCGCCCACTCCGAACAATTTTTCGGTGAACTGAAATCTTCGTTTGGACCAAGGGACAACGACGTTTAACGTTTCCCAATTCTCGGGAACGGGAACAAAAATCTCCGCTTGAACGGGGATCTTATTCTTAGGTGAAAAATTGATCGAAAGACGGTAACCTTCTTCCTCTCTGAAGAATTGAAGACGCGCGTTGTTTCCGATGTACGTCGCGTTGCTTCCCACTAATTGTCCGAGACTGACTCCGGAACCGAACGGAGTGAGAATGGTTCCTTCCTCGAAGTCTCCCGTTTTTCGATTGAGCCAATATACGAAGATAACTCCGGCATAATCGACGTCCGAGATCGTAAACGAGGCCAGAAAATTCTCGTCGTAGATACACCAGTAATTCCATTTTTTCTTTCTTAGATAATGTCCGCTCAGATTACATCTGTGTAACGGCTTTTTCGCCCAGCCGACCGCGTTCAAATTTAAGTTTCCGGATTTATCGCAAAGATTCGTTTCTTGTCTGATTTCAGTCTCTAGGTTCATCTGAAGAAAAACTCTTTTTAGGGGTTCAGTACGGATACCACGGCCCACCTTGAGAAGTCGACTTCTTTACGAAACATCGCCGTAAGTTGTCGCGGGATTTCGATTTTCGAGCGAAGAATCCATAGGATAGAATCCCCTATAACGTGTTAATTTCTTTCCAAATAACGGAACTTATGCTACGAGTAACGGATAAGAAAATGAAACCTCGTCTGCGCCATACGATCTTTCCGATTCTTCTGATCTTTTTATCCGCGTGCGATCCGGCGAATCATATGAACCCGGCCAACCCCAGTACGAACGAGTATTGGTTGGCTCAAATTCTTTCCAGAATTCATCCGCCTATCTTTCGGGAAAACACAGGAAGTTTAGAATGGACCTTGTTAGTCGGAAAGTCCAGTAGCCTTGTAAACGCAAAGGGTGTGGTTCTGGATCCGTTCTTAAATCCGGTACTTTTCGGAGATACGAACACTGCGTTGTTCAACGGAACCTTATTCGGAACGCAGGACATGTTCATCGCAAAATACGATCCTCAAAAAAATCAGATCTGGGCCAAACAATTAGGCGCGCCGGGCGCATCGCTTACCGCAGTCAAAGCCGCATCGGATTCGATCGGGAACACATACGTTCTCGGTTTTACGAGTGCGGCTTTTACCGGACCTATGTCCAGCGGACAGGATATGTTTGTCGTAAAGTTCGCTCTGGACGGAACCGTGGTTTGGGCCAAACAAGCCGGACCGACGGGCGGTAGTTATTTCGTAAATCCGATAGCGATCTGCTTGGACGAGGTGGGAAATTCTTACTCTGTGGGGGATTCGAACGGACCGTTTGGAGGACCGGTTGCGACCGGGGGCAACGGGTTCGTCCTTCGTTTTGACGTCGATGGAAACCAAAGTTGGGTGAAACAGTATTCGATTTCGGGCGCAAATATCACTTCGGGAGGTTGCGTCTGGGATAAGTTTTCGGGAACTGTTTTAGTCTCCGGTTGGGGAGGAGCCGATTTTCGAAACGATACGGCTCCCGGCGTCGGTGGAAACGATACGTTTGTCATGCGATACGATCCGGATGGAACCAGACATTTTTTAATCTACGAAGCGGAAACGGCTAGAGAAATTTTATCCGGCCCGATGCTATTGGATTCTTTCGGAGACATTTACGTGACCGCAACAAGCAATGCGTCCTTCGGCTCAGGCTCAAGCGGAACCGCTTACCCGAGTACGATCTTAAAATACAATTCCGGCGGAACCAGACTTTGGGTTCGACAGGATGGAGACGGATATCCTACCGGACAAACTTCTTCCTTGGGAATCGTCTCGGATATAGTCGGTAACGTTTTTATAGCCGGATATACGAATACGAATCTGACGACCAACAACTCGGCTTCGGTCGGAACTACGGACGTATTCTTTATAAAATACAATCGACAAGGCGAAAGACAGTGGCTTCGACAGATCGGAGCCTCCGGGAAAGCGATTCAAGGAACCGGAATTGCTATCGATCGGGAAGGAACGATGTACGGAACCGGAACCACGAACTCGGATTTTAACGGCATCCCTCTTACGGGAACTCAGGATTCGTTTCTCGTTCAATATCGATAATCCCGAACCACTCGCTACGCGTTTTTCTTCGGATTTCTTTTCTGTTCAAAAAAGATCGGTTTGAGACAAAGGACTCAGGCGACATCCTCATGAATCGAAATCGAAACATCATCCACGTGGGACTCAGCGATTTGTTTTTACCGATCGTGGTTCGATCCAAATCGGAGATCTTTCAGTTCCAATCCAAATTGGAAGAACTGGGAATCGAAATCACGGGAACCAACTACGGACCGAATCAAAACGTATTAACAAGACAACTTTCCCAATCGGTTCTGACGATACAGATCATCAACGCCGGACAGAATATTACACAACTCTTAATCATATCCGAAAACCCGGACGGCACGTTGGAATCCATCGAAGAGGATTTTGAAAGGGTTCTCGAAGCGTTCGACAAAGTTTGGCAGATTCAAGGGAAGAACGTTGTAAAAAGCGATCTTACCGTTCGTCTCTTGACGGATTCTTCCACCGAACACGCGTTCGGCGAAATCTGGGAAAAAAGATTGAAACAAAGCAGAGACAGTCTGCAACAACTCGGAAGACCGATCTTAGGCGGAGGACTTCGATTCGTATTGCCTCCGCTCAATCCGCAGGACCCGGAGGATCACGGAATCGAAGTGAAAATCGAATCCTTCTTCCCCGATCCGCGTAAGGTTTTTATCGAAGCCATCTTTTTATGGGGCGCGCCTCGTATGATATCCGAAAAATGGAATGCGTCCGATCGGATACAAAAAGTCATTCAATACGCGGAACAACATCTGATCGGATTTTTGGATCAGAATTAAACTTCGTTTCACAACGAAAAAAAACGGAATTTTTTCTAAGTTTCAGAGATAGCGGAGAATTTTGTCCGGGGACAAGGATAAACTTTGACGGCAGGAAGCAGATCATGATCCGATTTTTACACACAGCAGACCTTCATCTCAGCCAAAAGGAAAAGGAATATTCCCTTTCCGTTCTTCAGGAAATCGTCTCCGCCGCGCGCGAGGAAGAATGTACGCATATTCTTTTTTGCGGGGATCTATTCGATCGCAACGGCGACATAGCCGCGCTCAAAGAGGACGTCAAAACGATTCTCAAGAAGTTTCCGGGAAAAATTCTTTATATCCCGGGAAACCACGAAGAGCTCGGACTTCCCGAAGGAATGTATCCCATTTCGGCGGATCTTTCACCGATGTCGTATCCGCAAAAGGGAGAATCCTACAAACTTTGGACCGAGGAAATCGGCGGGGTCGACGCGGAATTTTTCGGATTTCCGTTTAACAGAAATTTAGATTATTCTAATATTCAATTCAACGAAAAGAAGGTTCAATATAGGATCGCGCTTCTCCACGGAACCGAAACCAAACTCGTGGAATATCTCGGTCCCTCCCCCGAAGAAGCCGATTCGATTTTGGATTCGAAGCCGTTTCTCGAAGCGAAGTTCGACTATCTCGCGTTAGGTCATATTCATTCGGAACGTTCCGAAAGATCCGGTTCGCTTTTAAAAGCGTATCCCGGTTCACCGCGCGTAGTTTCCTCCGGAGAATTCGGTCCTCGAACGGTCAACATCGTAAGCCTCGGTAAAAACGGAGCGCCCGTAATCGCAAAAAGAATTCTTTCTTCCGCGGGAGAATACAAAGAATTCTCCCTTTCCGCGACTCTAACGGGCGAGGTCCCCGATCTTTCCAAAATCCAAGCCCTCGTTTCCGAAAAAGATTCGGTTCGAATCAAAGTCGGGGGAATCGTAGAAGACGAACATACGGTCGTCGAAATTTTGGAACGATTTTCGAAGTCCCTCGTTTGCAGAAAAGTGGAAACGAAAACGAACGACCTCCGAACCTCGTCAGCATTGATCGACAATCCGATCGCGAAGATATTTTACGAAAAGCTAATGTTCAAAAAAGAACATTGGAATTCCCCGGACGTCCCCGACTGGAACGAAATTCTGGTTTTGGGTTTGGAACAAATCGAAGAAAACGCGGGGAAGAATTAAGATGATCTCCAAAATTCTACTCGGTAAGTTCGGCAAATTCGAAAACAAGGAATTCGATCTTTCGGATTCCGTTACCGTTTTTCAGGGAAAAAACGAATCGGGAAAAACGACGATCTTCGACGCGCTTCGTCTTGCGATCGGAAGCAAATTTCTCACGGCGAGTCAGGAACCGAAAAAAAGTATTCTCGCTCGTTACGGCGAAAAAAGTCCCGAAGGTTATCGCATCGTGGGAGAAGTTCCCGATCTTTCCAAGGACGCGGCTCCACAATACGTTCATTGTATCTCTCTTCGGGAAGGAGAACTCGAATTCGCGTTTAACAACGATAAGTTTATCAAACCCGATTTTCTTCGGAGTAAACTTTTAAACAACGGAGTCAATCTCGAAGGCATCGGCGGTTCGTTTAAGAAAATCCATTCTCCCAAAACGGGGAGCAAGGACGCGAACGCGTTCGAAACCCTGAAGAAAGATATTTCGGAATATAAAATCAAACGAGTCACTCTGATCGGCGAAATCGAAAACCTTCATTCGAGAAACAAAACGAACGTCGCCAAAGAGGAAAAACATCTCAAGGATCAAAACAAGGAACTCGAGATCAAAAACAAACTCGCACAGATCGAAAAGGATTCCGCGTTCGACGCGAAGATCCGAAAGAAAATTCAACTTTTGGAATCCCTTTCCGAAATCCAAAGATTGAAGTCTTTGGAAGAATGGATCAAAAAAAACTTTCTGTATTCCAAGGACGAATCTTCCGCCTTCGAAAGTTTTCAAAAGGAAATCGACAAATCTCAAAATGTGATTTCTTCTTCCGAAACTCTGCTCAAAGACAAACAGGCCGCGATCGAATCCAAAAAAAAGGAAACGGAAGGACATCAAAATCAACTTTCGATTCTTCAAAAGATGAAACAAAAAGCGGAGGAATGGAACGAGAAAATCGACAAAACCCTTCGAGAAGAGGGCTTTAACGAGGAAGTCAGAACCGCGCAAGCGGATTCTTCCAAAAAACTTTTGGGTTATATTCTGATCGGATTCGGCTTTTTGATCCTGCTCGGAACGTTCGTAACCTTTCTTTTTTCGAAAACGTCCGCCTTAACCTTGTTAAGCGGCGCTTTGATCGGAACAGCCTTAATTATTTTCGGAATTCTCCTTTTACTTCAAAAAAAGGAATCGGTCAGCCTGCGTTACAGCTCCGAAAAGGAAAAGGATTTTGTTTCCAAAATTTCGGGCCAATGGAACTTAACGTTTCCTGAATATTTGATTCCTCTTATGGAGAAAACGGAAAACCTACGTCAATTTTTCTCGCAAAAGATCAACGGCTACGAAGTGAAAACGCATCAGATCGAAAACCTGGAAAAGGAAATTCGAAATCTCAATGGCGAACTCGATCCGATCCGCAATACGCTCAAACTCGAAAACGAAAAGATCGCCGGACTTCAATCCAAACGGAATTCTTGGCTGAACGATCGAAGAGCCGTCACGATTCAGGATTATCATAAATACGTCGCGGAGTTTCAGGCTCAAAACAAAAACTTGAAGGACGGGCTTACGAAAATTCTCACGGATCATTCCGCAAAAACCTTGGAGGAATTGGAAGTCCGTTGTAAAACCGCGATCTCCACGATGGAGGACGTTCCGACTGAGCTTCCGGTCGATCCGGAAAGACAATTCCGAGACGGTAAAAAAAAGGAACTCGAAAAGGAACTTCAATCCTTGGGCGAAGAATTAAAAAACTTGAATACTGCGATCCGTGTCGAAGACGCTCGCATCCAGGATTCTCTTCCCGAAAAGGAAAAGGATCTCATTCGTACGATTCAGGTTCTTTCGGAAAAAGAATTAGAATTTTCTAAAGCGGAATCCAGAAGAAAATCCGCGAAGATCGCCCAGGAACTGATCGAGGAGATCTCCAAAGACCAATCGATGCAGTTCGCATTTGTCGCTTCGGAAATCGGAAAGGAAATCAATCTTCTGCTTCCGAAACGGGAAGTTTCGTTCGAAGGAATCGACAAAAAAGAATCGATCAAAATGAAAGACCAAGCGGGAACCTTCCGATCGATCGATCATCTTTCCGGCGGAACCCTCGCGACGTTCTATCTGATTTTTAAATTGTTCTTAGCGCGCAAGACCGTTCCCGAAAACGGAATTCTATTACTCGACGAACCGTTCGTTCATCTCGATCAGGGAAGAATCGAATCCGCGCTCGGATATTTAAAACGATTTCAGGAAGAAACCCGTTATCAAATCTGTTTTTTTACGAAACAAGAGGAACTCGCAGAGATCATCGGAAAGTATTTTAAGAACTCGAAGAAGATCGCTCTATAAGCGTTTTCGAATTGACTCGATGAATTCCCTTTTTAAGGTTTTGTAAAATCAAAGATAGAGGTTCGTTTTGAAAAAACATATTCATAAAATCCTAATCGTTTTTCTGTTACTGCAAGTTTACAATTGTTTAATTTTCGATACGCTCGGAGTGACTCCGGGAAGAATCAAAGGTTCCGAAGCTTCGAACAATATCCGCGACGCGGCGATCGTAACCGATCTCATCAACTCCACCATTTTAACGGGACGCTCCAGCGTTTCCATCCTGAGTCTTTTGGCGGATCAACTCGCGGGAATCAAGTCCGACGGAACCTACGTAAAATCGGAAGTGGACGATTGTGTCGCGGAAATCAAGGGTTTAAGCGGTTATTTGATCGGTTCGGCTCTTACCATCGTCCTTCAATCCAAATGTTCGTTGAAAGCCGATAAGGTATTCTTGGATTCTCCGTTCCCGGAAATCTAATTCTTGAAAAACGTGCGGAACCGAAAAAAGGTTCCGCGCGATCGGATCACGCTCTCCTTTTTTCCCCGTTTTTGTTAAACGAATTGATTTAAATCGAACTCGATCGACTTAAAACCTCTTATCGCGAAAAAACGGAAACGCTTTCCAAGTGACTCGTATGCGGAA from Leptospira kmetyi serovar Malaysia str. Bejo-Iso9 harbors:
- a CDS encoding DNA-3-methyladenine glycosylase I; the encoded protein is MKKEIIRCAWATDDPNYIQYHDEEWGTPVHDDRTLFEFLILEGAQAGLSWITILKKRDGYRKAFDNFDLDQVASYKEKKIQALLKDEGIVRNELKIRSAVKNAQEILNIQKEYGSFDRYIWGFTNHKTVYNVWKTKKEVPSSTSQSDAMSKALKKRGFKFVGSTICYAFMQATGMVMDHTTDCFRFVKKPK
- a CDS encoding DUF952 domain-containing protein, with product MVSSSENIIYNIASKKDYEEALEKGFYITDSLSSEGFIHSSKKNQVEDTANRIFAARKDLVLLFVNTDRLKSPLKFEASSSSKFSKEDGKNIFPHIYGPLNVDAIEKVLEISPDENGRFRFSFLD
- a CDS encoding DUF2804 domain-containing protein, coding for MNLETEIRQETNLCDKSGNLNLNAVGWAKKPLHRCNLSGHYLRKKKWNYWCIYDENFLASFTISDVDYAGVIFVYWLNRKTGDFEEGTILTPFGSGVSLGQLVGSNATYIGNNARLQFFREEEGYRLSINFSPKNKIPVQAEIFVPVPENWETLNVVVPWSKRRFQFTEKLFGVGAEGTVRYGAMEYKFSPDSSFACLDYGRGVWPYSTKWNWASMVAPNAGDRIAMNLGAGWTDDTGTTENAILINGRIYKIPSDAVFEIDRENWMKPWRLYTKDSQAIDLQFVPEFHRKAATNTGILVSSVHQMIGKFEGVIRLGKNEYKISNGQGWAEDHIARW
- a CDS encoding SBBP repeat beta-propeller lipoprotein, LipL53 family yields the protein MKPRLRHTIFPILLIFLSACDPANHMNPANPSTNEYWLAQILSRIHPPIFRENTGSLEWTLLVGKSSSLVNAKGVVLDPFLNPVLFGDTNTALFNGTLFGTQDMFIAKYDPQKNQIWAKQLGAPGASLTAVKAASDSIGNTYVLGFTSAAFTGPMSSGQDMFVVKFALDGTVVWAKQAGPTGGSYFVNPIAICLDEVGNSYSVGDSNGPFGGPVATGGNGFVLRFDVDGNQSWVKQYSISGANITSGGCVWDKFSGTVLVSGWGGADFRNDTAPGVGGNDTFVMRYDPDGTRHFLIYEAETAREILSGPMLLDSFGDIYVTATSNASFGSGSSGTAYPSTILKYNSGGTRLWVRQDGDGYPTGQTSSLGIVSDIVGNVFIAGYTNTNLTTNNSASVGTTDVFFIKYNRQGERQWLRQIGASGKAIQGTGIAIDREGTMYGTGTTNSDFNGIPLTGTQDSFLVQYR
- a CDS encoding metallophosphoesterase family protein, coding for MIRFLHTADLHLSQKEKEYSLSVLQEIVSAAREEECTHILFCGDLFDRNGDIAALKEDVKTILKKFPGKILYIPGNHEELGLPEGMYPISADLSPMSYPQKGESYKLWTEEIGGVDAEFFGFPFNRNLDYSNIQFNEKKVQYRIALLHGTETKLVEYLGPSPEEADSILDSKPFLEAKFDYLALGHIHSERSERSGSLLKAYPGSPRVVSSGEFGPRTVNIVSLGKNGAPVIAKRILSSAGEYKEFSLSATLTGEVPDLSKIQALVSEKDSVRIKVGGIVEDEHTVVEILERFSKSLVCRKVETKTNDLRTSSALIDNPIAKIFYEKLMFKKEHWNSPDVPDWNEILVLGLEQIEENAGKN
- a CDS encoding ATP-binding protein, giving the protein MISKILLGKFGKFENKEFDLSDSVTVFQGKNESGKTTIFDALRLAIGSKFLTASQEPKKSILARYGEKSPEGYRIVGEVPDLSKDAAPQYVHCISLREGELEFAFNNDKFIKPDFLRSKLLNNGVNLEGIGGSFKKIHSPKTGSKDANAFETLKKDISEYKIKRVTLIGEIENLHSRNKTNVAKEEKHLKDQNKELEIKNKLAQIEKDSAFDAKIRKKIQLLESLSEIQRLKSLEEWIKKNFLYSKDESSAFESFQKEIDKSQNVISSSETLLKDKQAAIESKKKETEGHQNQLSILQKMKQKAEEWNEKIDKTLREEGFNEEVRTAQADSSKKLLGYILIGFGFLILLGTFVTFLFSKTSALTLLSGALIGTALIIFGILLLLQKKESVSLRYSSEKEKDFVSKISGQWNLTFPEYLIPLMEKTENLRQFFSQKINGYEVKTHQIENLEKEIRNLNGELDPIRNTLKLENEKIAGLQSKRNSWLNDRRAVTIQDYHKYVAEFQAQNKNLKDGLTKILTDHSAKTLEELEVRCKTAISTMEDVPTELPVDPERQFRDGKKKELEKELQSLGEELKNLNTAIRVEDARIQDSLPEKEKDLIRTIQVLSEKELEFSKAESRRKSAKIAQELIEEISKDQSMQFAFVASEIGKEINLLLPKREVSFEGIDKKESIKMKDQAGTFRSIDHLSGGTLATFYLIFKLFLARKTVPENGILLLDEPFVHLDQGRIESALGYLKRFQEETRYQICFFTKQEELAEIIGKYFKNSKKIAL
- a CDS encoding TIGR04452 family lipoprotein, with translation MKKHIHKILIVFLLLQVYNCLIFDTLGVTPGRIKGSEASNNIRDAAIVTDLINSTILTGRSSVSILSLLADQLAGIKSDGTYVKSEVDDCVAEIKGLSGYLIGSALTIVLQSKCSLKADKVFLDSPFPEI